Proteins from a single region of Xyrauchen texanus isolate HMW12.3.18 chromosome 7, RBS_HiC_50CHRs, whole genome shotgun sequence:
- the LOC127646124 gene encoding uncharacterized protein LOC127646124 — MDEGRVRGRGIRVRGGRRAGQRGRGGGQQGRGGDQQGRGEGPEGRARQPRSIITDEMRATVIDHVIVHGMTMAEAGLRVSPNLSRFTVATIIRAFRQHNRVERMPHRGGRVAIFTVAQETLIVDMVRENNLIRIREIRDKVIADNVNFESIDDVSLATIDRVLRRQKMRMKQVYRVPFERNSARHKDLRYEYLQVYIHVHSTVSGHTVLLSGLHYFWTILCYLIDCCSEHLCTFTFSQRILQLDVMARPHEYLFLDEAGFNLQKRRQRGRNIIGQRAITEVPGQRGG; from the exons ATGGATGAAGGCAGAGTCAGGGGAAGAGGAATTCGAGTCAGAGGAGGGAGAAGAGCAGGCCaacgaggaagaggaggaggccaACAAGGGAGAGGAGGAGACCAACAAGGGAGAGGAGAAGGTCCAGAAGGGAGAGCAAGACAACCTCGCAGCATCATTACGGACGAGATGCGAGCAACAGTCATTGACCATGTCATTGTCCATGGCATGACAATGGCTGAAGCAGGACTAAGAGTCAGTCCAAACCTGAGTAGGTTCACTGTGGCCACCATTATCAGGGCATTCAGACAACACAACAG AGTTGAAAGAATGCCACATAGAGGTGGTAGGGTTGCCATATTTACAGTGGCACAAGAAACCCTCATTGTGGATATGGTTCGTGAGAACAACCTCATCAGAATCCGGGAGATCAGAGACAAAGTAATTGCCGATAATGTCAACTTTGAGAGCATTGATGATGTCAGCTTGGCCACAATAGACCGAGTTCTTCGGCGCCAAAAGATGCGGATGAAACAGGTCTATAGGGTTCCCTTTGAGCGCAACTCTGCGCGACACAAAGACCTACGTTACGAGTATTTGCAAGTATACATCCATGTTCACAGTACAGTTAGTGGACATACTGTGTTGCTCAGTGGCCTACATTACTTCTGGACAATACTGTGCTACCTGATTGACTGTTGTTCTGAACACCTGTGCACTTTCACATTTTCACAGAGGATATTACAGTTGGACGTGATGGCCAGACCTCATGAGTACCTCTTCCTGGATGAGGCTGGCTTCAACCTGCAGAAACGAAGGCAAAGAGGCCGTAACATCATTGGCCAAAGAGCCATCACTGAGGTTCCTGGCCAACGGGGGGGGTAA